In Sebastes fasciatus isolate fSebFas1 chromosome 15, fSebFas1.pri, whole genome shotgun sequence, a genomic segment contains:
- the LOC141783370 gene encoding uncharacterized protein LOC141783370 codes for MACCKGEEVVHGPPDVTDLWSFDLTLDREDQPDCIPSQIFSFSEAATPDCFLEEECQKTHEHQQQEEAVECFSQDLSCALSETTVLTDLHQSLLSEHPVSSGSGVSVETGRQDISPLTPVWSSIFRTQLPISGSSLTPSLPCNIITTSAPSDTTNESSPISQLKTDEHNVQSTSAWLDHCKMGSWWTQDLETHRASTGLLPASEPGAAIASDTKRASLVLGQPYSHSLVNFMDFSAKQKGDSRDDKQADKEEPAGWSSLGKGSQGAIRSGRTLLRKGKRVKRA; via the exons ATGGCCTGCTGTAAAGGAGAAGAAGTTGTTCATGGTCCCCCAGATGTCACAGATCTGTGGAGCTTTGATTTAACACTCGACCGAGAGGACCAACCAGATTGCATCCCTTCACAGATTTTCAGTTTTAGTGAAGCAGCCACACCTGACTGTTTCCTGGAAGAAGAATGTCAG AAAACACATGAGCATCAACAGCAAGAGGAAGCAGTGGAATGCTTCAGTCAAGACCTCTCCTGTGCCCTGTCTGAAACCACCGTGCTGACTGACCTTCACCAGAGCCTTCTGTCAGAGCATCCTGTATCCAGTGGCTCAGGTGTCTCAGTAGAGACCGGTCGGCAGGACATCTCCCCTCTCACCCCCGTGTGGAGCTCTATTTTCCGCACACAGCTTCCGATCTCTGGTAGCTCTCTGACCCCCAGCCTACCCTGCAACATCATAACCACCTCTGCTCCCTCTGACACCACCAATGAGAGCTCCCCCATATCCCAATTAAAGACGGATGAACACAATGTCCAGAGCACCTCAGCCTGGCTCGATCATTGCAAGATGGGCAGCTGGTGGACACAGGACCTGGAAACCCATAGAGCTTCCACTGGCCTTCTACCTGCTTCAGAGCCAGGAGCAGCTATCGCATCAG ATACTAAGAGGGCTTCTCTTGTACTGGGCCAACCGTATTCCCACAGTCTGGTCAACTTCATGGACTTCAGTGCAAAGCAAAAAGGAGACAGCAGAGATGACAAACAG GCAGACAAAGAGGAGCCCGCAGGTTGGAGCAGTTTGGGGAAGGGCTCACAAGGTGCCATAAGAAGTGGGAGAACACTATTAAGGAAAGGAAAACGAGTGAAGAGAGCATGA
- the tmem179ab gene encoding transmembrane protein 179 — protein MALDNLIFAQCILYFLAFVFGFIAVVPLSENTEDFAGKCLLFTRGMWQNENITVSKQRFIVEEWGPESSCSFITFVGIASLILSAVQAWRLLFFLCKGHDDTIFNAFLNLLISSVVVFTVFLSSTIVSVGFNMWCDSVTEGGSMPSSCEELQDTDLELGLDNSAFYDQFAIAQFGLWAAWLTWLGIAVMAFLKVYHNYRQEDLLDSLIHEKDLLLGRSSRRHSDFKTGMI, from the exons ATGGCCCTCGATAATTTAATTTTCGCCCAGTGCATCCTTTACTTTTTAGCTTTCGTGTTCGGTTTCATCGCCGTGGTGCCTCTGTCTGAGAACACGGAGGACTTCGCGGGTAAATGCCTGCTGTTCACGAGGGGGATGTGGCAGAACGAGAACATCACGGTGTCCAAGCAGCGCTTCATCGTGGAGGAGTGGGGACCGGAGTCCTCCTGCAGCTTCATCACTTTTGTCGGGATAGCGTCTCTCATCCTCTCCGCAGTGCAGGCCTGGAGGCTGCTCTTCTTTTTGTGCAAAGGACACGACGA CACCATCTTCAACGCCTTCCTCAACCTGCTCATCAGCTCCGTGGTGGTCTTCACAGTCTTCCTGTCCAGCACCATCGTCAGTGTGGGTTTCAACATGTGGTGTGACTCGGTCACCGAGGGTGGGAGCATGCCCAGCAG ctgtgaggaactgcaggACACTGATCTAGAACTCGGCCTGGACAACTCTGCTTTCTACGACCAGTTTGCTATAGCTCAG TTTGGCCTGTGGGCTGCATGGCTCACCTGGCTGGGGATCGCAGTGATGGCCTTCCTGAAGGTCTACCACAACTACAGACAAGAGGACCTGCTTGACAGCCTGATCCACGAGAAGGACCTACTGCTAGGTCGCTCCTCGCGCCGCCACTCTGACTTCAAGACCGGCATGATCTAG
- the c15h14orf180 gene encoding nutritionally-regulated adipose and cardiac enriched protein homolog isoform X2 yields MLNRGREGLFELGQQLQQQGEYQAALHCFLSCLLGLTHVQSFTSLPNCLHQIAELFIAEKNYEKALQFIQAEKMFYEVALIELTALHGTGPQEEATLGSAGWTTPEELSEQASQAQHLERLAQLCIMSKQPHLALEYSGKAAKIHQRAFGNDHPITARSLELMATVYAEIGKTEYSDSLGQCVSALSKRFAAAESIRDTVNCTPHSHREKHSEIRHRKDTHHQQEDAPKPKVTNGKVPTSILKRPSPNYGSDTEPNHRRKGERRVRFREPETTVHAYETTPSRPHLALFTCLFLLMSFLGVAMYCTDRRRPQRVCEELEAALAVYLLHMKQLLWGCWIWLTMQ; encoded by the exons ATGCTGAACAGGGGGAGGGAGGGCCTGTTTGAGCTGggacagcagctccagcagcaggggGAGTACCAGGCCGCCCTCCACTGCTTCCTCAGCTGCCTGTTGGGACTGACCCATGTGCAGAGCTTCACCTCTCTGCCCAACTGCCTACACCAG ATTGCAGAACTCTTCATTGCTGAAAAGAACT ATGAGAAGGCCCTCCAGTTCATCCAGGCTGAGAAAATGTTCTATGAGGTGGCGTTGATCGAGCTCACGGCTCTTCATGGGACAG GGCCTCAGGAGGAGGCTACGCTGGGCTCTGCAGGATGGACAACCCCAGAGGAGCTCTCGGAGCAGGCCTCCCAGGCACAGCACCTCGAACGGCTGGCCCAGCTCTGCATCATGAGCAAACA ACCTCATCTTGCTCTAGAATACAGCGGTAAG GCTGCAAAGATCCACCAGAGGGCCTTTGGTAATGACCACCCCATTACAGCCAGAAGCCTGGAGCTCATGGCCACTGTCTATGCTGAGATCGGCAAGACTGAATATTCAG ACTCCCTGGGTCAGTGTGTGTCTGCGCTGTCCAAACGCTTCGCTGCTGCAGAGTCCATCAGAGACACCGTCAACTGTACTCCTCATTCCCACCGGGAGAAACACTCAGAGATCCGCCACAGAAAGGACACCCACCACCAACAGGAGGACGCACCCAAACCTAAG GTAACCAATGGCAAAGTCCCCACCTCCATTCTAAAGAGGCCAAGTCCCAACTACGGGTCCGACACAGAACCCAACCACAGACGGAAAGGTGAACGGAGGGTTCGATTCAGGGAGCCAGAGACCACAGTACATG CCTATGAGACGACACCGTCCCGCCCCCACCTCGCCCTGTTCACTTGCCTCTTCCTGCTGATGTCATTCCTGGGTGTGGCCATGTACTGCACAGACCGGCGGCGCCCACAGCGGGTGTGCGAGGAGCTGGAGGCCGCTCTGGCCGTCTACCTGCTGCATATGAAACAGCTCCTGTGGGGCTGCTGGATATGGCTCACCATGCAGTGA
- the c15h14orf180 gene encoding nutritionally-regulated adipose and cardiac enriched protein homolog isoform X1, which yields MLNRGREGLFELGQQLQQQGEYQAALHCFLSCLLGLTHVQSFTSLPNCLHQIAELFIAEKNYEKALQFIQAEKMFYEVALIELTALHGTGPQEEATLGSAGWTTPEELSEQASQAQHLERLAQLCIMSKQPHLALEYSGKAAKIHQRAFGNDHPITARSLELMATVYAEIGKTEYSDSLGQCVSALSKRFAAAESIRDTVNCTPHSHREKHSEIRHRKDTHHQQEDAPKPKVTNGKVPTSILKRPSPNYGSDTEPNHRRKGERRVRFREPETTVHDIPYCDCVGAYETTPSRPHLALFTCLFLLMSFLGVAMYCTDRRRPQRVCEELEAALAVYLLHMKQLLWGCWIWLTMQ from the exons ATGCTGAACAGGGGGAGGGAGGGCCTGTTTGAGCTGggacagcagctccagcagcaggggGAGTACCAGGCCGCCCTCCACTGCTTCCTCAGCTGCCTGTTGGGACTGACCCATGTGCAGAGCTTCACCTCTCTGCCCAACTGCCTACACCAG ATTGCAGAACTCTTCATTGCTGAAAAGAACT ATGAGAAGGCCCTCCAGTTCATCCAGGCTGAGAAAATGTTCTATGAGGTGGCGTTGATCGAGCTCACGGCTCTTCATGGGACAG GGCCTCAGGAGGAGGCTACGCTGGGCTCTGCAGGATGGACAACCCCAGAGGAGCTCTCGGAGCAGGCCTCCCAGGCACAGCACCTCGAACGGCTGGCCCAGCTCTGCATCATGAGCAAACA ACCTCATCTTGCTCTAGAATACAGCGGTAAG GCTGCAAAGATCCACCAGAGGGCCTTTGGTAATGACCACCCCATTACAGCCAGAAGCCTGGAGCTCATGGCCACTGTCTATGCTGAGATCGGCAAGACTGAATATTCAG ACTCCCTGGGTCAGTGTGTGTCTGCGCTGTCCAAACGCTTCGCTGCTGCAGAGTCCATCAGAGACACCGTCAACTGTACTCCTCATTCCCACCGGGAGAAACACTCAGAGATCCGCCACAGAAAGGACACCCACCACCAACAGGAGGACGCACCCAAACCTAAG GTAACCAATGGCAAAGTCCCCACCTCCATTCTAAAGAGGCCAAGTCCCAACTACGGGTCCGACACAGAACCCAACCACAGACGGAAAGGTGAACGGAGGGTTCGATTCAGGGAGCCAGAGACCACAGTACATG ACATTCCTTACTGTGACTGTGTAGGTG CCTATGAGACGACACCGTCCCGCCCCCACCTCGCCCTGTTCACTTGCCTCTTCCTGCTGATGTCATTCCTGGGTGTGGCCATGTACTGCACAGACCGGCGGCGCCCACAGCGGGTGTGCGAGGAGCTGGAGGCCGCTCTGGCCGTCTACCTGCTGCATATGAAACAGCTCCTGTGGGGCTGCTGGATATGGCTCACCATGCAGTGA